Within Quercus lobata isolate SW786 chromosome 5, ValleyOak3.0 Primary Assembly, whole genome shotgun sequence, the genomic segment TGATTCATGTCCAATAGTAAAGTAAAGCAAATATGAAAATGATATGAGTTCAATAGTGAAAGTATAACAAGATATATAGTGAGTGTCTAATGGTAGAATAAACAGATTACTATACTTACAACGATGAAATGAAACACTGTAATACATGTCCGATGATAAtacaaaattgtaaaaagaaaaaaactaaacaatagTACAGTTTAGTATGTAGGAATAAAAGGTTAGGGGTGAAAAAAGCATGGGTATAGTGGTGAAGAATCAGAGAAGTAATACATGTTAATTTAGGGGTAAAATAACAGGAAAGTAACTCTCACCCTCATTCAACAATTATAACAATTGCAAATTTGAAAAGAGAAACAGCAATTGGTCCCAAATTACGTAACAATGTAAAATTTTAGCGTATGCTTTCATCATATTGTGCATTTGATATGTATTTTGAATTGGAAGATGAACTATatattcataatttcatatGCACACAAAAATGAGGCGACTGATTGTTTAGTCACTGTGCTATGGGACTGGCCCACAAAGATTGATTTTGTAGCTGTCTTTATTTTCCTCTTAACTTGTTAGcttgaaaaaaatattgatgtctCTTAGTAGTTCTTACAatattacaaagaaaaaaaaatgctaaattgtaaattatatcTTCTAATTTTGAACAGTTTTCGATTCAGctctttaaatttaaattattttagtttggCTCCTACATTTGATTCTTCAAAAAGATATAGTTTAGTATTTTTCACAACCTCAATTGAAAAGTACCAGAAttgtaatattatatatttatttattctaaaaataataacaataaatttggttttttatattctatatTCTTTCACCACTTTCCTAGCAACCAAACAATGCGTAAAGCATCTAGTCCACAAAAATCCAGACCTAAAAGATTCATAAAACCCACCAGCAGTATGATAAATACAACTCAAAAGTATGGTaattcacaaaaagaaaaatataggtCTCTacttgtttagttgttttactattgaagataaaaaatttgcaaaatgaaaagagagagagagaagagggaaAAATGTGTTGGAATAGGTGTCAATTAAGGGCCGACATCATAAACTGTGATTGACTATGGtgaatttggagagagagagagagagagagagagagagagagagagagagagtattttcttaacaatattttcaaataagcaattcactaaaaaaatttatttcccctaatatttttatagatttgaaaaaagaaacatCGTTTTGGTAAATTTAATGATGTAGAAAGAATGAAAGGGGATGGAAGTATGACattggaaattaaaaaatagaaataaaaggactgaaataaaataaatttaaacgTAAAATACTAAAttgcaaattgaaaatactagataatataaattttaatttaataaaaaataaagataaataatgaaaaagataTTTCATTTATTCCAAAATAGTCTTTTCCATGTTCAGAACTTTAGATGTGATAGCCCATAGCTAGATTCCACAATTCAATTTGCAAATTTCTTGATGTTCAAGGGAATTGTATATTATGTTCCGATCCTCCAACCCTGTGCAAGTGCttctttttcaacttttctttGCTCTTACGACTTGCTACTTTTGTAAAACaactttgaaaatatttataaatattaattacatcacttaagaaattttgttatattaatatttaaattgaagTAGAAACAATTTAAActtactattaaaaaaacaacttaaattttatagATGACATAATTATTTAACTCAGATCATCTTGATATTTTATAAGTACGGAAAGATAGAAAAAGGCAATATAGTCTAGTGGTAAGATTTTcaagaaatatattaaataaaaagttattaagtaGTATAACATGGACAAAAGTTACATTAACACACACATGGCCAAAATCTTGAATATAATCTTTTACATtaatacatacacatacatgcTCAAAATCTTAAACCTAtgacccaacaatctccccctcacaTACTAGTAATTAGCTTTTTGTGAGTTTCATTACCTAACTCTTTTTGAGTAAAAAACATGTCCTACTAGCGCCTAGTTACATGCAAGCCTTTTCCCTTACTAACCATCAATAAGAACCATGTGTTAGTCCCACATGCGCATCCATGGAAACTCTATGCATGCACGACAATCTAGCGTCGTTGATCTATCTAGCCTTTTCCCTTACTAACCCTCATGTTGCATCATTCTTCTTTGATCTATCTAGTGTCGTTGGCAATTAATGCTAAGCATTTTTCCAAGATCATTGGTATGAGCTTTTGCAAGCTTGCCTTGTCTGTTGTTTCTTGCATACTTGTATGGGATTCAAGTTCAAGCACCCTCTTTTGCTCAAACCTCAAAAGGGATCTTGAGAACATTTAATTTTCAACCTTACTAAACACCTTTGTTagttttgatatcattttttataaatataacaCCTTCAAGAGACTCCATTAAGATCTTAATAAAGGAAAATAGGTTATCTCTCCACACTACAAGTATTTTGGAATTTACCGGGTCAACAATAACTGttctttttataggaaaaaccgaaaaagttgaaagaaaatgagaaatctCATAGTTGATCAATGCGTGACGTGTTACAAGATCTAGAGGAGTATACATCGATAAAACATTGCTTGAACATCGTTATATGCAAGGTACTGACCAAGACACAAATCAAGAGGATAGTCCATagttcctataaaaaaaaaaaaaaaaaaaaaaaagaaaaaaaagaaagaaaaaagaaaaagaaagaggacaGTCCATAGTCTAACCTTTGAAACGTAATCTTTACTTCAATCTCTCTAAATTAATCGAAATTCTCATATGACACATACATGGTTCCTGCCCAAGACCAAGCAAGTTCAATTATTCATACCAGGGTGTAAAGTTTAAGCTACTGGTAAACTTTGTCAATTACCATATATAGTCTAATTTGCCTTCTTCATCCAAGACATTTAGACTCCAATATTTGGTTTCGAGCTATTTGGATCAAAATATTCCTATCCCTTGGAGTTATCAAACCCCATGATCGAGTAGGGATCATAGAGACTCTTTCTCTGATGGACCATGTCGGCTAGGCAGACATATATGCCTTATTGGTGTCGGAGTTTGGTCCATGCACATATCGATTtgaagtttctttcttttcatttatatgATAACAAAAAATTCTCTTCAAGTTTTTTAACCATCTATTATTACTTTTCGACAAGAATCTTCCAATTTTGGTATTTACTTCTTTACAAATCAAGAAGAGCAATTTTTTAAGGAGATTAATATAAGGTCCTTTCGATGGGGTGAACTGACATTTGGTTCCCCgtgttaaattatatttataatggccaatgtttttttgtttctcattttaTGTGACTATCACGCGCCTGAATCGCCGCGTAGAGCAGCCACACGATTAGAATATAGAGACGTAACCTACTACATACTCTTTTACAATCATACATATTTGGACCATCAAGTACCAAATGGTCCTAAATATTCAGGTTTTTCTAAGGTGCTATGCAATATAGTAATCAACAAAGAATTCCACCCGTTTGattaacaaaaagaaaggtACATTATTCGTCTCAAAACATGACGTGGCAGTCAGATCAAACACCATCATCATCATACCATATCCCTTTATTTATAAGGAACAAGAATTTtccctattaaaaaaattaaaaaaaatctatatatgaaaaaacaaaagtactactatgagagaatgagagaaagatagcaattttatataaaaaaaatcaaagttaaaGGAAAAGAGAATTTGATTCAAAATGCTCTCTCATTTGTCCAATCATCTCATTGAAATGTCAACCTGAttctggtaaaaaaaaaaaaaaaaaaaaattccactctTGTACCCTCTCCAAACCGTTTCATATATAAATTCTTACTCCTATAAAAGAATTCAGCCATATATGCTTCACTTAGATATAGACAAAGAAACATAGAGAGAGTTCCAACTTCCAAGACACAAAGAAGAGGAACAGAAGAAGAGTTAACATACAGTACTACTACTAAGATTTCTTTTGGTCATGGCAGAGGAATTTCAGACTGGGATTTGTGGAGGCAACTGGTGGATGAATCCATCTAGAAGCACTTTCACAGGAAGCTCATCGCCATGTTCCATGGCACTCAATGACACTGGAAGCTATGCATGGTCTGATATGGTGGACATGAAGGGAAGGCCATGTGAGGAAACTAATTCAGTCTCTGATAGCTCCATAGTTTTCCAAGATGTTCAGAAGCCTCAACAACAGGCTGATTCAGGCAGTGGCTGTGGCAGTAGTAGTATCTTGATTGATTCCACACTGCAAATGATGGGTTTTGGCCTTTCATCATCTTCAACAACATCCGATTGGAATCAAGCTTTGCTGTAAGTTACTTAATTTGATGCTAATTTGATTAATATATAACCACTCACAGAGTTTTGTGTATCACAAAGCTCGCTAGCTAGGTCCATATGATAATTGTGATGTTGTtagatttttaatataaaattttgtcatAGTTAGTACAAATCCTACATGACCTTACTAAAGCTTCCACTAAGGAGTAAAAAGTTGAGTACTTGTTAccttttctttgttgttttcaTTTGGAAAAAGAAGTCAATCTGATCAATATTGAACTTTTGAAAATctagggaaaaaataaaagacaacttATATGTTTGTGGGAGAGAAATTCTATATGAATCTTATTCTTTCATCCTTATCTTATTACAGTCGGAATAGTGGACGAGCTGAGAGCAATTATAATTCTATGCTTCAAGAAGAAATGAATTCAAGTTTGAATTACCAACAAGAAAGAGGAGTAGATTCTACTCAAATCCAAAAGAATTGGAGCCCAAAAAACCTCTCTAATGGAGGTGATCAACAAGATAATTCATCCATCACTGCTTTTAAGTCATCTGTAAGTCAAGACTTTTCATTGGACACTGTCAGTAGCTCTACAGGCAACTGTACAGTGACTTGCCAGGGCTTATCCACAAGCTTTCCTGTGGGATCAGCTTCTTATGGATACCCTTCAACATTGATACAAAGTTTATTTGATCCTGACCCTCAACCACAGCAATCTCTATTCAACAATAGGTCTCTGAGCTATTCATCCACCACTAATTTTGGTGCCAACACCAATGAATTATCACCTACTTGGCCTAGGTTTGCTCCCTTTTTGCCAAAGCAACAACCTTGTGGCTTGCACTTCACTAATAACACACCCTTTTGGAATGCCTCCACTGCCGTGGCCACGGCGGGTCTAAATGACAGTATTCGAGCTGGGGTTTTTCCTTCACCACCATCACAATATCTAGTACCAACATTTGAAGAGAAACCCAAGTGTTCCAACCACACGACAAAGgtaaatatatatcaaattatatagTTAACCTAAGCTATCTAGCTAGGGTTTGTGGCACTAATTTTTATATGTGGGAATTTCAGCCTATCAGTGAAGATGTTCAAGACTCGGTTTCAGTGGTGAAGAAAAGTGTCAATGAACCTGTATTCAAAAGGCCTAGAATTGAAACCCCATCACCATTACCAACTTTTAAGGTACGATATATTCGATCAAGCTTTTGACTAGTTGAAGTGTTAGAagctttatctttttttattattttaattattcatatatatatatatatatatatatatattttttccttaaagATATGGATGAAAACTTATAGCTTTTTTTCTGTCAGGTTCGGAAAGAAAAACTAGGGGACCGAATAACTGCACTCCAACAATTGGTTTCACCTTTCGGAAAggtagatttttgtttttgttttgttttttttctctaccTTTTTTCAAAGAGTACGAATAGAAAGAGAGACCTTTACTTTGTGAAATAATTGAAAGCTTATGACATTGATTCACATTCTTGTTTCAGACTGATACAGCCTCCGTTCTCCACGAAGCTATTGAGTACATCAAGTTCCTCCATGATCAAGTCAGTGTATGTTTGTTTATCTTCTTCCTTGTTATGATAATaaacatttaaagaaaaaccctaTTGGgtaaaagaaaatcaataagTTAGAAAAGAATACTATAGAACAAGTGTTAACTAAATTTATGTTTGTAATTTCAGGTTTTAAGTACTCCATATATGAAAAATGGAACTCCAATTCAACACCAACAGGTAaaaaattttctcattcattttgacttttattacttaaaaagattataatagtaataaatacaTTAATGGATcacatttgtttttgttgcagGGTTGTGATAAATTGGACACAGAAGGCCCAAAACAAGATCTAAGAACCCGAGGACTTTGCTTGGTTCCAATTTCAAGCAC encodes:
- the LOC115993070 gene encoding transcription factor bHLH123-like isoform X2 — encoded protein: MAEEFQTGICGGNWWMNPSRSTFTGSSSPCSMALNDTGSYAWSDMVDMKGRPCEETNSVSDSSIVFQDVQKPQQQADSGSGCGSSSILIDSTLQMMGFGLSSSSTTSDWNQALLRNSGRAESNYNSMLQEEMNSSLNYQQERGVDSTQIQKNWSPKNLSNGGDQQDNSSITAFKSSVSQDFSLDTVSSSTGNCTVTCQGLSTSFPVGSASYGYPSTLIQSLFDPDPQPQQSLFNNRSLSYSSTTNFGANTNELSPTWPRFAPFLPKQQPCGLHFTNNTPFWNASTAVATAGLNDSIRAGVFPSPPSQYLVPTFEEKPKCSNHTTKPISEDVQDSVSVVKKSVNEPVFKRPRIETPSPLPTFKVRKEKLGDRITALQQLVSPFGKTDTASVLHEAIEYIKFLHDQVLSTPYMKNGTPIQHQQGCDKLDTEGPKQDLRTRGLCLVPISSTYPVANETTADFWTPTFGGTFRSYNIAVLYQS
- the LOC115993070 gene encoding transcription factor bHLH123-like isoform X1; protein product: MAEEFQTGICGGNWWMNPSRSTFTGSSSPCSMALNDTGSYAWSDMVDMKGRPCEETNSVSDSSIVFQDVQKPQQQADSGSGCGSSSILIDSTLQMMGFGLSSSSTTSDWNQALLRNSGRAESNYNSMLQEEMNSSLNYQQERGVDSTQIQKNWSPKNLSNGGDQQDNSSITAFKSSVSQDFSLDTVSSSTGNCTVTCQGLSTSFPVGSASYGYPSTLIQSLFDPDPQPQQSLFNNRSLSYSSTTNFGANTNELSPTWPRFAPFLPKQQPCGLHFTNNTPFWNASTAVATAGLNDSIRAGVFPSPPSQYLVPTFEEKPKCSNHTTKPISEDVQDSVSVVKKSVNEPVFKRPRIETPSPLPTFKVRKEKLGDRITALQQLVSPFGKTDTASVLHEAIEYIKFLHDQVSVLSTPYMKNGTPIQHQQGCDKLDTEGPKQDLRTRGLCLVPISSTYPVANETTADFWTPTFGGTFRSYNIAVLYQS